GCAGGACACACAGGACAAAGCTTGGGGTTCTAGCTGCAGGTTACCTAGGTCCAGAACGTCTCGGAGGTTCCTCATGGCGTTGGTCATCTCTCCCAGCCGCATGTACACCTCGTTCATACGGGGGAACACCCCGCTGAGGGAGGTGACGTCAAACAGCTTCTGGAAGTGAGACACCATTGAGCCCAGAGTGAACCGAGTGGGACTCCTGAGAACCTGAGGGGACAGCAAGGACAGAACTTTGAAATCAGGACAGCAGGATATTGCTTTGCCTAG
This window of the Plectropomus leopardus isolate mb unplaced genomic scaffold, YSFRI_Pleo_2.0 unplaced_scaffold91700, whole genome shotgun sequence genome carries:
- the LOC121940647 gene encoding centrosomal protein of 70 kDa-like, which codes for MPWQPADGGRDAAEAVKVEDMMLLVDTMLENTAAEDEKVLRSPTRFTLGSMVSHFQKLFDVTSLSGVFPRMNEVYMRLGEMTNAMRNLRDVLDL